DNA from Misgurnus anguillicaudatus chromosome 13, ASM2758022v2, whole genome shotgun sequence:
AAATCAAGATGTATTACCTGATAAGCAAAattacctaggaaaataagtctagtttttagatcaaaaatataaacttgtaaataaattagtgctgggcaaagattaattgcatacaaaataaaagtgatttttttgcataatatatgtgcgtgtactgtgtctaataatTGTGtattaaccacacacacattcatatattcatttcagaattgttttacttatatataattgtttttaatttatttttaatatagaatatataaaatataaataaatatatataaacatgtaaatgtttcttaaatacatacatgaatgtgtgtgtatttatttatacacaacaattacacacagcacatacccACCCactatgccaaaaatcacttccACCCTGTATGCAactaatcgcgattaatctttgcccagcactaaaataaatgcttaaaacaagcaaaaaataaataaatctgccaatagggtaagaaaaaatatcttgaaataagttaacttttttttataaacacttaattcaggaatttttttaaaccattggcGGATTTTTTTGCTAGAAATtcgcttacattttatattttttgtctaaaaactatacTTATTGTTCTaggtaatttttgcagtgtaggccCTGTCATCTGTTTTTGCAGTTGTAAACAATTGTTGTACTGATATATAGTAAAACGTGTTCAAATATAACATTTGGTCCAATATTTGAAGGTGTACAAAGTTTTACTTTATGTAAGTTTGGTAATACACAGGAATTAAACAGACACCATTATATCATTAAGATCCTTGCGTTTGAGGTCAGGCACTGTGGCATCAGATGCAGGATAGCCAACAGGAAGTAACATCAGAAGCTTCTCATTGGCTGGTCGCTGGAGGAGGGACCTGAGCTGTGGGCCGCAGTTTAGGGGAGTTGTTGTCACAGTCACCAGTTCAACATGCtaacataaaatacaaaaataaaagtgcattaaaatactgtatatttccCAAAATGCCACATCATTCTTCAATTAAAcgattgttttgtgtgtgtgtgctttaaaATTGCTTTGGTTCCTCACCTGCAAAGCAGCCAATAGGATACCACAGGAGATAGACACACTGATTTCATTATAATAGTGAGTTTTCTTCTTGCCATTGGGCAGAACTCCATATGTCTGCTTAAATATAAGAATCAGATATGGGGCGATGTCCAAATACTCCTTCACCCAGTTAGTCCTATGACAAAGGTGTGATCATTACTGAAATTATAAGTGATTTTATAATGTATATCTTGTGTTATTTTGTTTGATACAAAATTTAGAAATAAAGGTAACCCCTGATAAAATAACCAAACAGGGAGGGTAGTAGAATGACATGTAAATAGTTTACCAATGTTTGTCAACAATGTTTATCAATatcataatatataatatttatctGTAATTATAAGTAAAATTACCATAAACatatttgttatattattttatttatgtaacaaTTACTCATGATAGAAATATAAGAGTGAAAATAACCAGGAGGGGGCACTATTATCATAACAGTACAATAGACAGACCCCCACACAACCTAAGTCTCTTCAGGTCATGGACCCAGTTGTCTCCCATCCTTTGTTTGTAGTTGATCTCCTCTTCTTCCTCAACAATCTCTCTGATCTTGTGTTTGACATCTGCATCAGACACCACTACAAATGTCCAGGGCTCAGTATGAGCTCCACTGGGAGCAGTGcctgcacaaacacacagtaaTTCATTGAAAAGTAAGTGAGGAGTTTATATTTAAGGGAATTTGCAGGAATAAGGAAGC
Protein-coding regions in this window:
- the iyd gene encoding iodotyrosine deiodinase, whose amino-acid sequence is MSLFSSLTPVFVAVLCVIIGFIFKNSQKKDKTKPKENSSYGAKVRPWVDEDLQDDTEINSKENEDDNDWTESENEDNLTHIPYTPPRYAAAEMLERSEKFYSLMNLRRSVRFISPEPVPREVINNVIRAAGTAPSGAHTEPWTFVVVSDADVKHKIREIVEEEEEINYKQRMGDNWVHDLKRLRTNWVKEYLDIAPYLILIFKQTYGVLPNGKKKTHYYNEISVSISCGILLAALQHVELVTVTTTPLNCGPQLRSLLQRPANEKLLMLLPVGYPASDATVPDLKRKDLNDIMVSV